The proteins below come from a single Lates calcarifer isolate ASB-BC8 linkage group LG11, TLL_Latcal_v3, whole genome shotgun sequence genomic window:
- the LOC127143026 gene encoding myosin phosphatase Rho-interacting protein-like, which produces MMSKAPRWPETLVKTNTATQKKGGKELKRSVPDVSHSSLPRYRQLKSFECRGAEASAIPDLLNFKKGWMMRQDASGQWQKHWFVLTDQILRFYRDSGAEEAADVDGEINLSTCFDITEYPAQRDCGFQIHTRDSVYTLCAMTSGMRRNWVQAVLKNVRPSLTPDVTRSVEWF; this is translated from the exons ATGATGTCCAAGGCGCCAAG GTGGCCTGAGACGCTGGTAAAGACCAACACAGCTACAcagaaaaaagggggaaag GAGTTAAAACGGTCTGTTCCTGATGTCTCTCATTCGTCTCTGCCCCGGTACCGCCAGCTCAAATCCTTTGAGTGCAGAGGTGCTGAGGCCTCTGCTATT CCTGACCTACTCAACTTTAAGAAAGGATGGATGATGCGGCAGGATGCATCTGGGCAG TGGCAGAAACACTGGTTTGTCCTGACTGACCAAATCCTGAGGTTCTACAGAGATTCAGGTGCTGAGGAG GCAGCTGATGTGGACGGTGAGATAAACTTGTCCACATGTTTTGACATCACAGAGTACCCAGCTCAGAGGGACTGTGGTTTTCAAATTCAT accAGAGATAGTGTGTACACGCTCTGTGCGATGACCTCTGGGATGAGACGCAACTGGGTTCAAGCAGTGTTGAAGAACGTGAGGCCCAGTCTTACACCTGATGTCACGAGGTCAGTGGAGTGGTTTTAA
- the tmem11 gene encoding transmembrane protein 11, mitochondrial isoform X1, which yields MASLGRRRGVPVSRERGVMAATDCYIVHEIYNGENAQDQFEYELEQALEAQYKYIVIEPTRIGDETARWITVGNCLHKTAVLSGAACLLTPLSLPVEYSRYVALPAGALSVACAALYGISWQFDPCCKYQVEYDSQKLSRLPLHTLTSSTPVVLVRRDDVHRKRLHNTIALAALAYCAKKIYELYAV from the exons ATGGCGTCGCTGGGAAGGAGGCGCGGTGTCCCAGTAAGCAGGGAGAG GGGAGTGATGGCGGCTACAGACTGCTACATTGTGCATGAGATCTACAATGGGGAGAATGCGCAGGACCAGTTTGAGTATGAGCTGGAGCAGGCACTGGAGGCCCAGTATAAATACATTGTCATTGAGCCCACACGCATCGGAGATGAGACGGCCCGTTGGATTACAGTGGGCAACTGCCTGCACAAGACGGCCGTGTTGTCAGGTGCTGCTTGCCTCTTGACGCCACTTTCACTGCCCGTTGAATACTCGCGCTACGTGGCGTTGCCCGCTGGCGCCCTCAGCGTGGCCTGCGCTGCCCTCTACGGGATTTCATGGCAGTTTGACCCCTGCTGCAAGTACCAGGTGGAATATGACAGCCAAAAACTCTCGCGGCTGCCCCTGCATACACTCACCTCCTCGACGCCCGTGGTATTGGTACGCAGGGATGACGTCCACAGAAAGAGACTCCATAATACGATAGCACTGGCTGCCCTGGCGTATTGCGCCAAGAAGATCTACGAACTCTATGCTGTATGA
- the tmem11 gene encoding transmembrane protein 11, mitochondrial isoform X2 yields the protein MAATDCYIVHEIYNGENAQDQFEYELEQALEAQYKYIVIEPTRIGDETARWITVGNCLHKTAVLSGAACLLTPLSLPVEYSRYVALPAGALSVACAALYGISWQFDPCCKYQVEYDSQKLSRLPLHTLTSSTPVVLVRRDDVHRKRLHNTIALAALAYCAKKIYELYAV from the coding sequence ATGGCGGCTACAGACTGCTACATTGTGCATGAGATCTACAATGGGGAGAATGCGCAGGACCAGTTTGAGTATGAGCTGGAGCAGGCACTGGAGGCCCAGTATAAATACATTGTCATTGAGCCCACACGCATCGGAGATGAGACGGCCCGTTGGATTACAGTGGGCAACTGCCTGCACAAGACGGCCGTGTTGTCAGGTGCTGCTTGCCTCTTGACGCCACTTTCACTGCCCGTTGAATACTCGCGCTACGTGGCGTTGCCCGCTGGCGCCCTCAGCGTGGCCTGCGCTGCCCTCTACGGGATTTCATGGCAGTTTGACCCCTGCTGCAAGTACCAGGTGGAATATGACAGCCAAAAACTCTCGCGGCTGCCCCTGCATACACTCACCTCCTCGACGCCCGTGGTATTGGTACGCAGGGATGACGTCCACAGAAAGAGACTCCATAATACGATAGCACTGGCTGCCCTGGCGTATTGCGCCAAGAAGATCTACGAACTCTATGCTGTATGA
- the LOC108879273 gene encoding LOW QUALITY PROTEIN: golgin subfamily A member 4-like (The sequence of the model RefSeq protein was modified relative to this genomic sequence to represent the inferred CDS: deleted 2 bases in 2 codons), translating into MAFCAPGVTDAALCAEGAGNHSSTSTVVPSNDERFDECSEMESEIEQSWQEVKTTPQSEVQQAPINTTRECTEDKETLQCEQQTGQLVKELEQTQKELSRLQKLNRNLQDELQRKRESHSRERVHPQNDHLSNSSEALAIQRLQKINHDLRNELEAQRRSQEEAREAELRRRVDLLAQQAQLLVTGDATALAQAHLEQDRRRFHEQQIEWERCVSSLKSQLSASEEQRREAESRLAQLQQELRGYHSLQEEADRLQKNLHDVRTQLCAHEEAQAQKEARLQNHLMLLQASQDRERRSLATSLAQAEQHSQDLQERLDRAEQQVESLTKTQTWTREIEEAQQQLQEELARTVSAVQKLQEEREQLDRRCQELQNQLAEADGEVGRLQSRLKTEETHYYNLEHSYERVCEELQLALGKVQQRESETQDIREGYERLLDRKEQELSEVLLKMEVLGNSLEETEVKLNEVLKVCSCASSHLKVESSEPAWQQQTTELLTTNDCRPKTTGTVDYIQVNHPHEHARNRSRSIDPSYQYIVTAGDDPERFMSVIQLLETKLYDTEEKLRDITQRLEEHQSHVSCQDPHLCSQLTQSRATAQHLSLLLHSQAKQSQRFAQETESRCRTLAGRFHVTLNIVQACRERLQATPINIADFERQLATVAACLQHGQREAEKQQHESHNASKGEDKILNDETLAGADSSMGANSKLTNTLPAEDDVASVKKCLMRELFVVEKMLSVLQSQCGIGQLSLVPREDEGDVAHRYKNIISQRIALKTESRTQFGQEECDSDEPLEAAIGRVCAEAELIYAALKYQQPYESIKAEADNKDVGCERTGLADINPPELAPYEEQVTTEGRGLEEAATPAEIDQSDDKKVEAKKQPEWLERLTSQLQRRASFLNQLCQEISEGPDSECNMDDIWENDSAVDMIWMQEQVKLIYLSNRLQLDLEQELQQSELLQKKLQALCKERDITLMDEQEAFNHTLCRLQEDNSVLREELERAEQKVISVETGNQRLLEDIRKIEDYHEERMQELETKFQAKIRELQQIHEEEMKHLHGYYTKEKQSKTCTETPESNSSPLDQAALDRKAKEEIGNQMMGGDVVAAREASQKDTEKSEDHGLTAMEDMHRKLIGDLQQQHQTEVAALLKEKDQLLQEETAATMAAIVAMRRAHKKELEKSRQSQHIRESADTTQLQIEYEKEIQLLHKELEVLSVQHTQKCLENSHLSQALQDEKKSLMQYQKENQELKKKQRETDEMSELHFSLNGKQSHVAPQTNDFYEMEVVLRAREAEMQFLRQEARSLREELKIDSNGTEIFLNFWGSYRMLHS; encoded by the exons ATGGCCTTCTGTGCACCAGGTGTGACAGATGCAGCATTGTGTGCTGAAGGAGCTGGAAATCACAGTTCTACCTCCACAGTGGTGCCGTCAAACGATGAGCGCTTTGATGAGTGTTCGGAGATGGAGAGTGAAATCGAGCAAAGTTGGCAGGAAGTTAAAACCACACCCCAGAGTGAGGTGCAGCAAGCACCAATAAACACCACCCGTGAGTgcacagaagacaaagaaacactGCAGTGTGAGCAGCAAACGGGGCAGCTTGTCAAAGAG CTGGAGCAAACACAGAAGGAACTGTCTCGACTCCAGAAGTTAAACAGGAATCTGCAAGATGAACTACAACGTAAGAGAGAGAGTCATTCAAGAGAAAGGGTTCATCCACAG AATGACCACCTTTCAAACTCTTCGGAAGCTTTGGCTATACAGCGACTGCAGAAGATAAACCACGATCTCCGCAATGAGCTGGAGGCACAGAGGAGGAGTCAGGAGGAGGCCAGAGAAGCCGAACTACGGCGAAGAGTAGATCTTTTAGCTCAACAAGCTCAGTTACTGGTCACAGGTGATGCCACAGCACTCGCGCAAGCTCATCTAGAGCAGGACCGACGGCGTTTTCACGAGCAGCAGATCGAGTGGGAGCGTTGTGTGTCCTCCCTGAAGTCCCAGCTGAGTGCCAGcgaggagcagaggagggaggccGAGTCCCGCTTGgcgcagctgcagcaggagctgCGGGGTTATCACAGCCTCCAGGAGGAGGCCGATCGCTTGCAGAAAAATCTCCACGATGTGAGGACTCAACTTTGTGCCCACGAGGAAGCGCAGGCCCAAAAAGAGGCTCGCCTGCAGAATCACCTCATGCTCCTTCAAGCCAGTCAGGACAGAGAACGGAGGAGCTTGGCCACCAGCCTGGCGCAGGCTGAGCAACACTCGCAGGACCTTCAGGAGAGACTGGACAGGGctgagcagcaggtggagagcCTGACTAAGACTCAGACCTGGACCAGGGAGATCGAGGAGgcccagcagcagcttcaggagGAGCTGGCGCGTACGGTGTCTGCTGTGCAGAAACTTcaagaggagagggagcagctCGACCGCCGCTGTCAAGAGCTGCAGAACCAGTTAGCTGAGGCGGATGGGGAGGTGGGCAGGCTGCAGAGCCGCCTGAAGACAGAAGAGACGCACTACTACAACCTTGAGCACTCATATGAGAGAGTCTGCGAGGAGCTGCAGCTGGCCTTAGGGAAGGTTCAGCAAAGGGAGTCAGAAACACAGGACATACGAGAGGGCTACGAGAGACTCCTCGACAGGAAGGAGCAAGAGCTGAGCGAAGTTTTGTTGAAGATGGAAGTCTTGGGTAACAGCTTGGAGGAGACGGAAGTGAAGCTCAATGAAGTGCTGAAGGTTTGCAGCTGTgcctcctctcacctgaaggTTGAGTCATCAGAGCCTGCTTGGCAACAGCAGACAACTGAGCTTCTCACCACAAATGACTGCAGGCCAAAGACAACAGGCACTGTGGACTATATTCAAGTAAACCATCCTCACGAACATGCAAGAAATAGGTCTCGCTCCATTGACCCATCGTACCAGTACATTGTCACCGCAGGAGACGACCCAGAGAGGTTCATGTCTGTGATCCAGTTACTTGAAACCAAGCTTTATgacacagaggagaagctgagaGACATCACCCAGAGACTGGAGGAACACCAGAGTCACGTCAGCTGCCAGGACCCCCACCTCTGCTCCCAGCTCACTCAGAGCCGAGCCACCGCCCAGCACCTCAGTCTGCTGCTCCACAGTCAGGCCAAGCAGAGCCAGCGCTTCGCCCAGGAGACA GAGAGCCGCTGCAGGACGTTGGCTGGCAGGTTTCACGTCACCCTGAACATAGTGCAG GCCTGCAGGGAGAGGCTTCAGGCCACTCCGATTAATATTGCAGACTTTGAGAGGCAGCTAGCCACCGTTGCTGCCTGCCTTCAGCACGGCCagagagaggcggagaaacaaCAGCATGAATCACATAACGCCAGcaaaggagaggacaaaatCCTCAATGATGAGACTTTAGCTGGAGCTGATAGCAGCATGGGTGCTAACAGTAAACTCACTAATACATTACCAGCAGAGGATGATGTGGCAAGTGTTAAAAAGTGTTTAATGAGGGAACTATTTGTGGTAGAAAAAATGCTATCAGTACTCCAGAGTCAATGTGGCATTGGGCAACTATCCTTAGTACCAAGAGAAGATGAAGGGGATGTAGCACACAGGTACAAAAACATAATCTCCCAAAGAATAGCCTTAAAAACAGAATCAAGGACTCAGTTTGGGCAAGAAGAATGTGACAGTGATGAACCTTTGGAAGCTGCCATCGGTAGAGTCTGCGCCGAAGCTGAGCTCATTTACGCTGCCTTAAAATATCAGCAGCCATACGAGAGCATCAAGGCTGAAGCGGATAATAAAGACGTGGGGTGTGAAAGGACGGGTTTGGCAGATATCAACCCCCCAGAGTTGGCTCCTTATGAGGAGCAAGTGACGACAGAGGGCAGAGGTTTAGAAGAAGCTGCAACACCAGCTGAAATAGACCAGTCTGATGACAAAAAGGTGGAGGCCAAGAAACAACCAGAGTGGTTAGAGAGGCTTACATCCCAGCTGCAAAGACGGGCCAGTTTCTTAAACCAGCTCTGCCAGGAGATCTCTGAAGGACCAGACAGTGAGTGTAATATGGACGACATCTGGGAAAATGATTCAGCAGTCGACATGATTTGGATGCAAGAGCAGGTAAAGTTGATTTATTTGTCAAACAGGCTGCAGTTGGATTTAGAGCAGGAGTTGCAGCAAAGCGAGCTGCTACAGAAGAAACTGCAAGCTTTGTGCAAAGAGCGAGACATAACATTAATGGATGAGCAGGAGGCTTTTAACCACACCTTATGTCGGCTTCAGGAGGACAACAGCGTGCTGAGAGAAGAACTAGAGCGTGCCGAGCAAAAGGTAATATCTGTAGAGACCGGGAACCAGAGACTCCTGGAAGACATACGGAAAATCGAGGATTATCACGAGGAACGAATGCAGGAGCTGGAGACAAAGTTTCAAGCAAAGATAAGGGAGCTACAGCAGATCcatgaggaggagatgaaacacTTGCACGGTTACTAcaccaaagagaaacaaagcaaaacctGCACAGAGACACCTGAAAGTAACTCCTCCCCACTGGACCAGGCTGCGCTGgacagaaaagcaaaagaggAGATTGGGAACCAGATGATGGGAGGTGATGTGGTGGCAGCAAGAGAGGCTTCACAGAAAGATACTGAAAAATCTGAG GATCATGGTTTGACTGCTATGGAGGACATGCATAGGAAGCTGATAGGAGatcttcagcagcagcatcagacgGAGGTGGCAGCGCTTCTGAAGGAGAAagaccagctgctgcaggaagagACAGCTGCCACAATGGCTG CAATTGTAGCAATGAGGAGAGCCCATAAAAAGGAGCTAGAGAAGAGCAGACAGTCTCAGCACATCAGGGAGAGTGCTGACaccacacagctgcagattGAATATGA GAAGGAGATCCAGTTATTGCACAAGGAGCTGGAGGTGTTGTCGGTTCAGCACACTCAGAAATGCCTGGAAAACTCTCATCTGAGTCAAGCGCTGCAGGATGAGAAAAAATCCTTGATGCAGtaccaaaaagaaaaccaggaGCTCAAAAAGAAGCAG agagagacagatgaaatgTCTGAGCTACATTTCTCACTAAATGGGAAACAGTCACATGTGGCCCCACAAACAAATGACTTCTATGAGATGGAG GTGGTTCTGCGGGCGAGGGAGGCTGAGATGCAGTTTCTCAGACAGGAAGCTCGTTCACTCAGGGAGGAGTTGAAGATTGACTCGAATGGTACTGAAATCTTTTTGAACTTCTGGGGATCTTACAGAATGCTGCATTCATAA
- the natd1 gene encoding protein NATD1, translating into MAQAAQANAFDASNSQIQVEHDKKRRQFVIRLNGSHDRAVLLYEYVGKKTVDLQHTEVPDAYRGRGIAKHLAKAAMDFVVEEDLKAHLTCWYIQKYVKENPQPQYFEHIYQ; encoded by the exons ATGGCACAGGCAGCACAGGCAAATGCCTTCGACGCAAGTAACTCTCAGATCCAGGTGGAGCACGATAAAAAGCGTCGGCAGTTTGTCATAAGGCTGAATG GATCTCATGACCGTGCAGTTCTTCTGTATGAATATGTTGGGAAAAAGACGGTGGACTTGCAACACACCGAAGTTCCAGATGCgtacagagggagaggaatTGCCAAACACCTGGCCAAG GCAGCCATGGATTTTGTGGTAGAAGAGGATCTGAAAGCCCACTTGACCTGCTGGTACATTCAGAAATATGTCAAAGAAAACCCCCAGCCTCAGTACTTTGAACATATTTATCAATGA